A window of Candidatus Methylomirabilota bacterium contains these coding sequences:
- a CDS encoding response regulator produces MRKTVAIVDDSPKSRAALGSALRRLGFEVVGEGASGAEALHLARTLRPDVLFLAVGLPDMDGLTVAAHILETLPLPILMLSSHLDQGLVRRAKEVGVMAYLLKPLREEELLPAIELAVSRFEEFKTLRQENADLRRNLEDRKLIERAKGILMERERISEQQAFARIQKTSMNTRRSMAEIAQAILLSDAVTARAH; encoded by the coding sequence ATGCGAAAAACTGTAGCAATCGTTGACGATAGTCCCAAATCACGGGCCGCTCTCGGCAGCGCGCTCAGACGGCTCGGGTTTGAGGTGGTTGGAGAAGGAGCGAGCGGGGCTGAGGCCCTGCATCTGGCCCGCACGCTGAGGCCTGATGTGCTGTTCCTGGCGGTGGGTCTCCCGGACATGGACGGCCTGACGGTGGCTGCTCATATCCTGGAGACCCTCCCCCTGCCAATCCTTATGCTGAGTAGCCACCTCGACCAAGGGTTGGTTCGGCGCGCCAAAGAGGTTGGCGTGATGGCCTATCTGCTGAAGCCGCTTCGCGAAGAGGAGTTGCTGCCGGCTATCGAATTGGCCGTCTCCCGATTCGAGGAGTTCAAAACCCTTAGACAAGAGAACGCCGACCTGAGGCGAAACCTTGAGGACCGAAAGTTGATCGAACGCGCCAAGGGGATCCTGATGGAACGCGAGCGGATCTCCGAACAGCAGGCGTTTGCACGGATCCAGAAGACCAGCATGAACACGCGACGATCGATGGCCGAGATCGCTCAGGCCATCTTGCTGAGTGACGCGGTCACTGCCAGGGCGCACTAA
- a CDS encoding ammonia permease has protein sequence MLTPLQRQGILILAFMALLFLGFATTLWAQEAAPAPATTAVAETVTFTKEMADAIKDYKIAVDTLWVMIAAFLVFFMNLGFSMVESGLCRAKNTVNILSKNFIVFAISSLAFYILGWGLMFGDGNAFVGLKGLWFVGGADNSPAMGDAYQGVYSAINWTGVPIWTKFFFQLVFAGTAATIVSGAVAERIKFHAFIVFTFVMVGVVYPVIGHWIWGGGWLQKLGMWDFAGSTVVHSVGGWAALAGILMLGPRIGKYTKDGKVNPIPGHSMTAATIGAFVLWFGWFGFNPGSTMAASWNDISRIAVTTNSAAAAAAFSATLAAWLLMGKPDLSMTLNGCLAGLVAITAPCAFVSVGSSVIIGLIAGVVVVGAVLMFDRLKIDDPVGATSVHLACGIMGTLFVGLFAQDSIMPKTTGDGLFFGGGLTLLKAQAIGVLGVGLFTFTISLAAWAVIKMVMGMRVSPEEELEGLDYGEHGMLAYPDFQVVTHSVGVPGPVPPPGYQMSPAAVPKRVPAHQ, from the coding sequence ATGCTCACACCATTGCAACGACAAGGGATTCTGATCCTGGCCTTCATGGCCCTGCTGTTCCTTGGCTTCGCGACGACCCTCTGGGCCCAGGAGGCGGCGCCGGCTCCGGCGACGACCGCCGTCGCCGAGACTGTCACTTTCACCAAGGAGATGGCTGACGCCATCAAGGATTATAAAATCGCGGTGGATACCCTCTGGGTTATGATTGCGGCATTCCTGGTCTTCTTTATGAACCTTGGATTCAGCATGGTCGAATCCGGGCTCTGCCGAGCCAAGAATACCGTCAATATCCTGTCGAAAAACTTCATCGTCTTCGCGATCTCATCATTGGCCTTTTACATCCTTGGATGGGGACTCATGTTTGGTGACGGCAATGCCTTCGTGGGCCTGAAGGGACTCTGGTTCGTGGGCGGGGCCGACAATAGTCCAGCCATGGGCGACGCCTACCAGGGGGTCTATAGCGCCATCAACTGGACCGGCGTCCCGATCTGGACCAAATTCTTCTTTCAGCTCGTGTTCGCCGGGACGGCGGCTACCATCGTGTCCGGCGCGGTCGCCGAACGGATCAAGTTCCATGCCTTCATCGTCTTCACCTTCGTCATGGTGGGGGTCGTCTACCCTGTGATCGGCCACTGGATCTGGGGCGGCGGGTGGCTCCAGAAGCTCGGCATGTGGGACTTCGCCGGCTCGACCGTCGTCCACTCGGTGGGGGGCTGGGCGGCGCTAGCCGGTATTTTGATGCTGGGTCCCAGAATCGGAAAGTACACAAAGGACGGTAAGGTCAATCCGATACCCGGCCACAGCATGACGGCCGCAACGATCGGCGCCTTCGTCCTCTGGTTCGGGTGGTTCGGCTTCAATCCGGGTAGCACGATGGCAGCCTCCTGGAACGATATCTCCCGCATCGCCGTCACCACCAATAGCGCGGCGGCGGCGGCGGCCTTCAGCGCCACCCTCGCCGCGTGGCTCCTGATGGGCAAGCCCGATCTCTCGATGACCTTGAACGGATGTCTGGCAGGGCTCGTCGCCATCACAGCCCCATGCGCGTTTGTGAGCGTCGGCAGCTCGGTCATCATCGGTCTTATTGCAGGGGTCGTGGTCGTCGGGGCCGTCCTGATGTTCGATCGGCTCAAGATCGACGATCCCGTCGGCGCCACCTCGGTCCACCTGGCCTGCGGTATCATGGGGACCCTGTTCGTCGGCCTGTTCGCCCAGGACAGCATCATGCCCAAGACGACCGGCGACGGGCTGTTCTTCGGGGGCGGTTTGACGTTACTCAAGGCCCAGGCGATCGGAGTTCTTGGCGTCGGCCTGTTCACCTTTACGATCTCGCTGGCGGCCTGGGCCGTCATCAAGATGGTCATGGGGATGCGCGTGAGTCCAGAGGAGGAACTGGAAGGGCTCGACTACGGCGAGCACGGGATGCTGGCTTATCCGGACTTTCAAGTGGTCACCCATTCGGTTGGCGTGCCTGGACCGGTTCCACCACCCGGTTATCAGATGAGCCCGGCGGCTGTGCCAAAGAGGGTGCCGGCACACCAATAA
- a CDS encoding thiol-disulfide oxidoreductase has translation MYRDIRRHLFRLLSPIAIFCITLGLVIADMPGGTDLWAADVRPEEGHLAPDFTLKTLEGNTVRLSEFRGKKVVLINFWATWCPPCRLEMPTMQQIYTEYRDKGFEILAVNIEADAKQEISDFVKELRLTFPILLDPDMKVLRKFRVIGLPVSILIDRQGIIRAKEIGYRDWTSRASRRLVESLLTPP, from the coding sequence ATGTATAGAGATATACGACGCCATCTCTTCCGCTTGCTGTCCCCGATAGCGATCTTCTGCATCACTCTTGGACTCGTCATCGCTGATATGCCTGGCGGAACCGACCTGTGGGCGGCTGATGTACGGCCCGAAGAGGGTCACCTCGCGCCTGACTTTACGCTCAAAACTCTCGAAGGGAATACCGTTCGGCTCTCGGAGTTTCGCGGGAAGAAGGTGGTGCTGATTAACTTCTGGGCGACCTGGTGTCCCCCTTGCCGGCTGGAGATGCCGACGATGCAACAGATCTACACTGAGTACAGGGACAAAGGGTTCGAGATCCTCGCTGTCAACATCGAGGCCGACGCAAAGCAAGAAATCAGTGACTTCGTGAAGGAGCTTCGCCTGACCTTCCCGATTCTGCTCGACCCCGATATGAAGGTCCTTCGCAAGTTCCGGGTCATCGGGCTACCTGTCTCGATCCTGATCGACCGTCAAGGGATCATTCGCGCCAAGGAGATCGGCTATCGCGACTGGACCAGCAGGGCTTCTCGAAGGCTGGTCGAGTCCCTGCTCACCCCGCCCTAA
- a CDS encoding HicB family protein → MNIKVILELGEDGQYVAHCPALKSCWSQGKTREEALHNIREAIELFLEPAPGQAVSDTTHEVVEIS, encoded by the coding sequence ATGAACATCAAGGTCATACTCGAATTAGGAGAAGATGGACAGTACGTCGCACACTGCCCCGCTTTGAAAAGCTGCTGGTCGCAAGGCAAAACGCGCGAGGAGGCGTTACACAATATCCGCGAGGCAATCGAATTGTTCCTCGAACCCGCACCAGGCCAAGCGGTCTCGGATACGACCCACGAAGTCGTTGAGATTTCGTGA
- a CDS encoding plasmid maintenance system killer, whose translation MHIGTFRHRGLKRLYEDDDGSLLPAGSVRKLKAILAALQFADNLSQVQTVPGWKLHPLRGGRKGQYSITVTGNWRVTFTFKGNVVTDLNFEDYH comes from the coding sequence ATGCACATCGGGACATTTCGGCACAGGGGTCTCAAGCGCCTGTACGAGGATGACGACGGCAGCCTATTGCCCGCTGGGTCTGTAAGAAAACTCAAGGCGATACTCGCCGCGCTGCAGTTCGCTGACAATCTGTCGCAAGTGCAAACCGTGCCGGGATGGAAATTACACCCGCTGAGAGGCGGTCGCAAAGGTCAATACAGCATCACCGTTACCGGCAACTGGCGCGTGACCTTTACATTCAAAGGTAATGTGGTCACGGACCTGAACTTTGAGGACTACCATTAG
- the higA gene encoding addiction module antidote protein, HigA family encodes MAMKNPPHPGEIIREDVLGALSLSITKAAEILGVRRATLSDVANGKAAVSANMALRLEKAFGVNMDLLLNMQAGYDAAQARMHSARVKVKRFHPIGTRA; translated from the coding sequence ATGGCTATGAAGAACCCGCCCCATCCCGGCGAAATCATCCGTGAGGACGTGCTGGGCGCGCTGAGCCTCTCCATCACCAAGGCAGCGGAGATCCTTGGTGTGCGCCGGGCTACGCTGTCTGATGTCGCCAATGGCAAGGCGGCTGTCTCGGCTAACATGGCGCTGAGATTGGAAAAGGCGTTCGGCGTCAACATGGATTTATTGCTTAACATGCAGGCCGGATACGATGCGGCTCAGGCCCGTATGCACAGCGCCCGCGTAAAGGTGAAGCGCTTTCACCCTATCGGCACGAGGGCTTGA
- a CDS encoding AbrB family transcriptional regulator produces the protein MATVKILAKGQVVIPAKLRKKYHMTTGSELEVFEYGGVIHLIPPVADPIAAAMGCLPKTPSLAKRLLQERKKDLV, from the coding sequence ATGGCGACGGTGAAGATCCTGGCGAAAGGCCAGGTTGTCATTCCGGCCAAGCTCCGAAAAAAGTACCACATGACCACGGGGTCCGAATTGGAGGTCTTCGAATACGGCGGTGTCATCCATTTGATCCCACCCGTTGCGGATCCGATCGCGGCGGCTATGGGGTGTCTGCCAAAAACGCCGTCGCTCGCCAAGCGGCTCTTGCAGGAGCGAAAAAAGGACCTTGTGTGA
- a CDS encoding Crp/Fnr family transcriptional regulator, whose protein sequence is MSSEQLKAIPYFQDLDARALEGIRANAFEVQLEKGQVLFTEGEPAQAMYVVRSGKVKIFKLSPDGREQVLRIAEAGDCFNEVPIFDDGPNPANAQAVEPTALWGIRREGMRRLVEAHPAIAIGFLKAFAGKLRYFTRKVEDLSFRSVTSRVAKHLLEMAEDDGKGGLRLKQQSTQQEMASVVGTAREMIGRAFKALEKEGAITFDRHGVVIVSRAALIRML, encoded by the coding sequence ATGTCATCGGAGCAGTTGAAAGCGATTCCCTATTTCCAGGACCTTGATGCGCGGGCGTTGGAGGGTATCCGCGCCAACGCCTTCGAGGTGCAGTTAGAGAAAGGGCAGGTGCTGTTTACGGAGGGGGAGCCGGCTCAGGCGATGTACGTGGTTCGTTCCGGCAAGGTGAAGATCTTCAAGCTTTCGCCTGATGGGCGCGAGCAGGTCCTTCGGATTGCGGAGGCCGGGGATTGCTTCAACGAGGTCCCGATCTTCGACGATGGACCGAACCCCGCCAATGCCCAGGCGGTGGAGCCGACGGCCCTCTGGGGTATCCGGCGCGAGGGGATGCGGCGGCTGGTCGAGGCGCACCCGGCGATCGCGATCGGTTTTCTGAAGGCGTTTGCCGGGAAACTCCGCTACTTTACCCGCAAGGTGGAGGATCTTTCGTTTCGCAGCGTAACCAGCCGCGTGGCCAAGCATCTGCTGGAGATGGCCGAGGATGACGGCAAAGGCGGTCTGCGTCTGAAGCAGCAGTCCACGCAACAGGAGATGGCGTCGGTTGTGGGAACGGCCCGCGAGATGATCGGCCGGGCCTTTAAGGCCCTGGAAAAGGAGGGCGCCATTACGTTTGATCGCCACGGGGTTGTGATCGTGAGCCGGGCTGCCCTGATCCGTATGCTCTGA
- a CDS encoding universal stress protein encodes MMNESSCHGEGASMPEAIRNVPDDRRVTLDVRDQVRAGQEPFQRIMQTVMSLRDDQVFTLYNIFEPIPLYGVMAQRGFAHWTQKRGPEDWCITFYRTDACSAAAPAPAAASRPAPPTGDAIVVDARGLEPPQPMAKILENLPRITAGGQILAMTDRRPMLLYPKLEERGFSFSTEETTNGWFETRIWK; translated from the coding sequence ATGATGAACGAGAGCAGTTGTCACGGCGAGGGTGCGTCGATGCCGGAGGCGATTCGAAACGTACCCGATGATCGCCGCGTGACCCTGGATGTGCGCGATCAGGTACGGGCGGGACAAGAGCCGTTTCAACGGATCATGCAGACCGTTATGTCGCTTCGAGATGACCAGGTCTTTACGCTGTACAATATCTTTGAGCCGATCCCGCTGTATGGTGTCATGGCGCAGCGGGGCTTCGCCCACTGGACGCAGAAACGCGGTCCGGAAGACTGGTGCATCACGTTCTATCGGACGGATGCCTGTTCGGCAGCCGCGCCGGCGCCTGCTGCCGCGTCAAGACCCGCACCGCCGACCGGGGATGCCATCGTCGTCGACGCCCGCGGTCTGGAGCCGCCGCAGCCGATGGCGAAGATCTTGGAGAATCTCCCGCGGATTACCGCGGGCGGGCAGATCCTGGCGATGACCGACCGACGGCCGATGCTGCTCTATCCGAAGCTTGAGGAGCGGGGTTTCAGCTTCTCCACCGAAGAGACGACGAATGGTTGGTTCGAGACCCGTATCTGGAAGTAG
- a CDS encoding aromatic ring hydroxylase: protein MTQPGTSPITEEQIYTTLRRLIDPELGVNIVDLGLIYDVQMQGGDIGIRMTLTTRGCPMHASFVQAVDRALREIPGVTGVTVEIVWEPAWNPDMISPEGKRALANAGRGAPAW from the coding sequence ATGACGCAACCGGGAACATCACCGATAACGGAAGAGCAGATCTACACCACGCTCCGGAGGCTGATTGATCCGGAGTTGGGCGTGAATATTGTCGATCTGGGTCTGATCTACGACGTTCAGATGCAAGGGGGCGATATAGGGATCCGGATGACCCTGACCACGCGCGGCTGTCCCATGCACGCCAGCTTCGTCCAGGCGGTCGACCGCGCCCTCCGGGAGATACCGGGTGTCACCGGTGTGACTGTCGAGATCGTCTGGGAACCGGCCTGGAATCCGGACATGATCTCGCCCGAGGGGAAGCGGGCGCTGGCGAACGCCGGACGGGGGGCGCCCGCATGGTAA
- a CDS encoding chromosome partitioning protein has protein sequence MVTPRLTEDTIISALREVKYPGMSRDLVSFGMIKNTRVEGADVYLDLQIPTEDTQVIAKVEASVREALGRIPGIGTLYIQTVRRQAPQESAPGPAPLPGVRRIIAVASGKGGVGKSTVSVNLALALAQSGAVVGLLDADIYGPNVPRMLGEVGRPKAHEGKIVPLVRYGLNVISVGYLLGDQSPIIWRGPLVAQALKQLLHEVHWGGLDDRALDYLIVDLPPGTGDTQLTLVQSVPLTGGVIVTTPSVVALMDAERGLRMFREARVPILGIVENMSYFICPHCQGETDIFSRGGGRQVSESLGVPFLGEIPLNPAIREGGDHGAPIVVAMPESAEAQIFRAVAEKVRLAAETAAEAMPQMTIR, from the coding sequence ATGGTAACGCCTCGGTTAACCGAAGATACGATCATCTCAGCGCTTCGGGAGGTCAAGTACCCGGGGATGAGCCGCGACCTCGTCTCCTTCGGCATGATCAAGAATACGCGGGTCGAGGGCGCGGATGTCTACCTCGATCTTCAGATTCCGACCGAGGATACGCAGGTCATCGCTAAGGTGGAGGCCTCGGTCCGTGAAGCACTCGGTCGCATCCCTGGGATCGGTACGCTGTATATCCAGACCGTCCGACGCCAGGCACCCCAGGAGTCGGCACCAGGACCGGCCCCGCTGCCAGGGGTTCGGCGTATCATCGCCGTGGCGTCCGGGAAGGGTGGTGTCGGCAAGAGTACGGTATCCGTCAATCTCGCCCTGGCCCTCGCCCAATCAGGGGCGGTGGTGGGTCTTTTGGACGCCGATATCTACGGACCGAATGTACCGAGGATGCTGGGCGAGGTGGGTCGTCCCAAGGCGCATGAAGGCAAAATTGTCCCGCTCGTACGGTACGGCCTCAACGTGATATCGGTCGGCTATCTGCTGGGCGACCAGTCGCCGATCATCTGGCGCGGTCCCTTGGTGGCCCAGGCCCTGAAACAGCTCCTGCACGAGGTTCACTGGGGTGGGTTGGACGACCGCGCGCTGGACTATCTGATCGTCGATCTGCCCCCTGGAACCGGGGATACCCAGTTAACCCTCGTCCAGTCGGTGCCGTTGACCGGCGGGGTCATCGTAACCACCCCGTCAGTCGTAGCCTTGATGGATGCCGAGAGGGGTCTCAGGATGTTTCGGGAGGCCCGCGTCCCGATCCTGGGGATCGTGGAGAATATGAGCTACTTCATCTGCCCCCACTGTCAGGGCGAAACCGATATCTTCAGCCGCGGCGGCGGACGACAGGTCAGCGAGTCGCTCGGGGTCCCATTCCTGGGGGAGATCCCCTTGAACCCGGCAATCCGGGAGGGCGGGGATCATGGCGCCCCCATCGTCGTGGCGATGCCGGAGTCGGCTGAGGCGCAGATCTTCCGCGCTGTCGCGGAGAAGGTGCGTCTGGCGGCCGAGACGGCCGCCGAGGCGATGCCTCAGATGACCATCCGCTAA
- a CDS encoding glutaredoxin family protein, translating into MGKQITVYSQAGUGSCHQEKEFLSHNGIAFVDKNIQEDPAALEELLKLGYRATPVTVIDGEVVVGFDRGKLERLLGLS; encoded by the coding sequence ATGGGTAAGCAGATCACTGTCTACAGTCAAGCTGGGTGAGGGTCCTGTCACCAGGAGAAAGAGTTTCTTTCTCATAACGGTATCGCCTTCGTGGATAAGAATATTCAGGAAGACCCGGCAGCGCTGGAGGAGTTGCTGAAGCTCGGCTATCGGGCGACACCCGTCACGGTGATCGATGGCGAAGTCGTTGTCGGTTTCGACCGCGGGAAGCTCGAACGGCTGCTCGGGCTTAGTTAA